AAGCGGCTGGTGGCCAACCTCAGCCTGGATAAGGAGATGCTCCAGGGCGTCATCCGCCGAAAAATGTAGGGCCTGGTCGAGCCCGGGAGATCGTCGGCTATTTGCAGGCGAGCTACCAGGTCAGCGAACGGCGAGCTTGCGGCGCGTTTCCGATCAATCGATCGACCCAGCGCTACCAGTCCCGCCGCCTCGATCAGGCCGGCCTCAAGATGCGGATCAAGGAGTTGGCTGCGACCGTGTTCGCTACGGGTATCGACGCATCCATGTGCTGCTCCGGCGGGAGGGCTGGGAGATCAACCACAAGCGCACTCATCGGCTGTATCGCGAACTCGCGCTGCAGCTGCGCAACAAGACGCGCAAGCGCAAGGTGAAGGCGAAGCTGCGCGATGACCGGACGCGGCGACGGCGCCCGACGAGTGCTGGTCGATGCATTTCCTGTCGGACCAACTGTTCGACGGGCGCAAGATCCGCGTGCTGTCGATCGTCGACAACTTCACGCGTGTGTCGCCAGCGCTCGATGTACGGACAAGCTATCGCGGATCTGACGTGGTCGAAACGCTCGACCGCGTTGCCGCGGCACATGGTCGCCCAAGCGCATTCGTCTAGATAATGGGCCGGAATCCATCTCGAAGGATCTCGATCTATGGGCCTATCAGCATGATGTAGTGCTGGACTTCAGCCGCCCCGGCAAGCCGACCGACAATGCGTTCGCGGAGGCGTTCAACGGCCGCCTGCGGGCCGAATGCCTCAACGCATACTGGTTCTTGAGCTTGGCCGCCGAAGTGGCCCGCATTCGACGGTCAATCGCGGCTAATGACTGGATGCCGGGCGCCATGACCTCTCGCGGCCGTGCGCCTTCGTTCGGCTCGCGCTCGACGGTGATGTCGGATGGTCGTGCGTATGTGTATCTGCTGCTCGTCGATGGACCAATTGACGTGCTTGCGGCGGACGTCGCGATTACGCCGGGTTGGTCGTGACGTGATGGGGTGGACGGCCCCTGCACCAGCGTAGCTGGGCGATGATGGTGCCGGGTGGGTTATAAATTAGAACCGGCGTGTCGGACACCATCGGAGCGCCTGCGGCTGACGACATATAGCCGCCGGCCAGCACCAGCACGAAATGAGCTTCGTCATGGCTGTGTCGCCGAACTTCTTCTTCGGGCGGGTTTGCCGTTAGCGCATGAAAGCTGAACCCGCCGGCGTGCCTGCCCTCCGGGCCACTTCCCCAGAAATCCGTCTTTCCTCGCCTGAGAACCATATTACAGGTCTGCACCAATTCGGGCCATCGGCGCCATCCGACTTATGTTGCCGATCGTTTCTCATTTCACCGCGTGCAATGGGTTTCGAGACACCTTTAGCGTTCTCGAAACTCGATCCCAACGGGAAAGGCTTCGGCCGGCCTACCACTGTACTTATGGGAAGCCGGGGTTATCGATTTCAGCCGAGCATCTGCGATCGGTTTGAGATCGGCTGTCGTGCGTGTCACGATCGCGTAGGTTGATCCGTCATGATGAGGGGAAGCATCCCCAACATTCGGAGACACGATCATGCACGCCCTGTTTCTCACGCATAGCAGCACGCCGGGTCGGCGCGACGAACTGGAGGCGGTGTGGCGTCGGCACATGATGCCGGCGATCGACGCCAACGACGGCCACCTCGTCTACATCTACAGTTTCGGTACCGATCCTGACACGGTAGGCGCGTTTCAGCTATACCGGTCGAAGGAAGACGCGGATGCATTCGTGCAATCGCCCGCGTATCTGGCCTACCTGAATGAAGCACGGCCGTTGTTGGCGCATGATCCCGACGTGACGATCCTCGAACCGCGATGGGTTAAAGGCGCCTGATGGAAGTGACAATCGACGCTGCGATGATGGTGGCGTTCGAAGCTGCCCGGCCAGCGATGTTTGGCATCGCATATCGTATGCTCGGCACGCATGCCGATGCCGAAGACGTCCTGCAGGACGTGTTCATTCGCTGGTCAGAAGCCGATCGACATTCGATCCAGAACCCAGCTGCGTGGCTTACTACAGTCTGTACGCGACGATCGATCGATGTGGTCCGCTTGGTCGCTCGCGCGCGGACGGACTATGTGGGACCGTGGCTGCCCGAGCCATTGGCCGGTGCGACGATGGAAGAGCCGCAGGAACTCTCTTTTGCTTTGGAGACGGCGTTCTTGCTCTTGCTGCAGCGCGCGTCGCCCAGCGTCCGCAATCTGCCTGAGATTGACGCCCCAGAGCAGCTTCTTGTCGATTTCGTCGCCTTCCGGGCGGTGATGCGTGAAACATCCGCACATCGCGCAACGGAACCATCGCAGGACGCCTTTTCCCCATACGTAGCTGTCGAGGGTCGAGGGCCTGTGCCTCAGGATAAGCGACGCTCCCGAATAGTAGGCGAATAGGCGCTGGACGCGTCGACAAAGAGAGCAGTTGCATGCTGTCAAGACACGTGGGCGGCGTGGAATGGCGATCGTCACACCGCCGCAATGGCATTTTGCTTCCAGCATTCCTCGGTCCCGTCGCCAGTGCATCAGAGAATGCCTGTCAGGCTACACCCTTCCACAACTTCCAGCATCCTGGTTCCGCATCCGGATGATCCGATACGATCCGGCTGACTTCGAATGGCGGGTGATCGTGCGATGGCGAAAGTGACATCGTTTCGGCATCCTGCCGAGGCTCGCCCGCGAGATGGTTGGGACATTCCCGCACGGATCGTCCGACGGGGCGGTCGCGTCTTTCCGCCCAGGATCGCGCTTTTGCGATGCGCCTGTTCGACGGCCGCTCAACGAAGCGCCGCGTCGAATTCGCGGATGAGTTCTCCGACCCGACCGCCTTTCAATGGGGCCTCGGGATAGCGCCGGAGTATCCCAGAGACCTGTGGCGGCGCGAGGCCTGCCAACATCGCCAGGTGCATCTCTGCGGTGTCCGGGGACGAGAGCTCGATGGCTCGGACAGCATGAGCCGCCGATCCAAGGATGTGCTTGACCTGGGTCGCCGTCGCCAGCGGGTGCAGATAGGCGGCGCCAGCGGCTGCGACAGGGGCCCGCGCTGCCTCACTCGCCGCAGGTTCACCGTGGTCGGCAGCTTCCCCAGCAGCCCGAAGCGCAGACCATGCCCTGTCTCGGAGGAGCTTGGTTCGTCCTGCGCCGCCTGCGAACAGCCGGGCGGCGGCGATGGCGTCGTGTGGCCGCCGATCGTGCGGGTATCGTCGGTCGAAGACCGGGAGGACAGAACAAGCGCACTGCGCCGCATAGCCTTCGACGGCCCGGCAAGCATCCAAGCTGTGATAGACCTTTGCAGCATCCGCCATGGCGCTGAGATATGCGCACATCGGCACGCATTGAATCCTCGTCTTTTCTTCCGGATTGGCGGCAGCGGCGGCAACAGTCGCGCTTCCGTCTCGTCAAAGGAAGCATGCAAGTCTTGCCGTCCCGGGAGCCGTCCTGCATCCGCTTCCCCGGAATTGTCCGCCAACCGCGGATCATCCGGAAAGCAGGAGCGTGCGGCCTGGCGGGTCAGCCGCAGTTCGTCTCGAGAATTCGACCGCTCTATGCCGCCATCCGGCGCAGGCAGGACACTCCCCCTGACAAGGATGCGCCTTGGCGAAGGGAAGCGCCGATACGGTTCCTATAGGTAGAGCAATTGCGTCAAAGCAATGGTAGTATCGCGGCCGGCCGGGGGCGGCCGGCAGTTGACATGTCTCTTGAGGGGGAAGTTATGGCGACCAAATCTACTAGGAATGTGTTGCTTGGCCTCGTGGCCACGCTCGGCACCAGCGTACCGGCCCATGCGCCGGATGATGTCACGAAGACGGGCATCGCGGCTGGCTTGGGGGTCGCTGCCGCGAGCGGCAAGACGACGATGGGCGATGGTGCGGGAGCGATCGAGGCATCGTTGCTCGACAGCGACGCCATGCTTCAGGCTGGCGCGGCCATCAGGCGTATCGCCGAGGCCGCCCGGTCGGCGAACGGCAATCGCCCAGTACTGGTGCTGGGCAAGTCCGACACGGTCGATTTCTCCATGGCGCTGTGGGTGGTCGAGCGGCTCCGGTCCTTGAAGACGAGGGCCGAGGCGATGCCGGCCGCCGGATGCCGCAAGGCACCGATCGTCGTCGAGCAAACCACCCGCGGAAGTTCTGCATTCCTGGATGCGCCGGCTGAGACGACGAAGACCCAGAAATTCGGGTTCGCGCGAACCGATATCGTGGCTGCGCTCGCGAGCGACATCAGCGTCGGCGCGATCAAACTGAGCGCCGACGATCGCACCCTTCTGAATGCCATCCTGATGGGAAACGCGGCCGACACCGCATGGCACGATCTTTCAACCACAACGCCGACCTTCGCCAAGGCCAGCAACGCTGGCCTCATCGTGCTCGACGAGCAGGTCGCGGTCGATCCCAGGACGAACCCCGTGTTCCTGCTCCTTGCCGACCTCCAGCGCTGGACCGATGCCAATCGCCAGTGCGACGGCGAAAGCCACAAGGCGATGGTCGACACGATCGACAAGTTTATCGCGGCCATCACCTCGGCCGAGAAGGGAACACCGGCAATCGTGGCGGCTGCGCAGCTGGCACCGTCCGGTTTCGATCGGTTGCCCCTCATCCTTCGGGTCGGGATCGACGACCGGGGCGGGACATCGATTACGTGATCGAACATCTGGTACACGATCGGCCTGCCCGGTGCCGCCGTGATCACAAGCGGCCTGAAGGTCAGTTTCCAGTTGAGCGATCCCAAAGTCGGGCAGAACCTGATGACCGGCGAAGTTCGTTGCGCCACCCGGCCTACCAGCTACCGGGACGTGCAAAACATGCTTGTGACCCGCAAGGCGACCGGCAGCAATTCTGTCGGCGACCGGCAGAAGACGCTTGTCACGTGCGCGTACAGGACCAGTTGAACAGCTACGCCGCCGGCCGGATCCACGCCCCCTTTTCGCCTCGGTGTCTTGCGATCCGGACCACGTTGACGGATTTCGCGCGTGAAATGTCATCGGGACAGCAATGTCGCGTTCGCTGCGCTAGCTGCAGGGCTGGCATACTTCTCACCCGGCACCACAACAGCTAGCTACGCAGCAGTGCTCGGACGATCTCGGCAACCATCCGGCGACGACGGCGATGGTATTGGCGCCAGCGGATGCGGAGCGCGGCGACATCGCCGCGATCGGTTGCCGCCGACAGATGCGCAATCTCGTCCCGTGTGTCAGCGATCAAGCCCGCCTCGACCAGGCGGACCGCGTGCAGCCGCGCGTTGATGTCCCGAACCGCGCGCAGGTGCTCCTCGTTCCTCGACGCGCGGGCCAGGCGTTCGACGAGCGCGCCTGTCGCCGTCGCATCGTCGTCCGCCTGCCCGCCATTGGCGGCATGGGCTGCGATCCGGCCGGCCGCCGATCGCAGGATGATCCCGATGACGTCCTCGTTCCAACGGTAGAGGTCGGCGAGCGCGGGCGCGTCGATCATCGGCACATGGAAGCCGCCGCCCGGACGGGCATCGACGAGACCGGCGCCACACAACTGGTTCAGCGCCTCGCGCACCGGCGTCGCGCTGGTGGCCAGCCGGTCCGCCAGCACGGCAGGGTCGAGCCGGGTGCCCGGTCGCACGACGCGCGTCAGGATCAACCGCCGGATCGCGTCGTGGACGCGCTCGGTCGTTGCGCCGGCGTTCATCCGCCGGGGCTTTGCCCAGCGACGAACGCCGCGACCATCTCGGCCTGGTCGGGACGCAGCGCGTCGACTGCGCCGATCGCCACGTCGATCTCGTCGCCGAGCAGGATCGAGGGACATTGCGCCGCTCCTTAGGGTCTGGCATCGGCGCAAAGGCACCATAGCCCTCCAAAATCGGGTGGCGAGGGTCGGTGGCCGTCGCCGCACCGCTTGTCGCGAGAATTGCCGGAGCCGCTAAAGCACCGAACCTGAAGACCGCTTCATTTCTCGATCATCCTACTCGCGCAAAGGAAGCCGCACCGAACAGGTAGGCCGGTGTGACCGCACGCTTCGCCGATGCAGGCGTCACCTTCGCGACCGGTCGCGCCGCCCCCAAGGCGGCAAACAAGGCTCGGACCCATTCCTCGGCTTGGTCGTCGGCGATGCGATAGTGGATTTGACGCGCTTCGCGGCGCGTCACGACCAGCGCGGCCCGGCGTAGCTCGGCAAGCTGCTGGCTGAGCGCGGGCTGACCGATGCCGGTCGCCGCCTCGATCTCGCCGACCGCCTGCTCCCCATCGAGAAGCGAGGCGAGGATCATCAGTCGCTGGGGCTGGGCGAGTGTGCGTAGCCGTTCCACCATTGCATCGGCCTGGGCACGATCGAGGCTCATGTGTCGGGCCTCAGCCGGTGAAACCAGTTCGCCTCGCCATCGACCGGAAGCGCGGGTGGCGACAACACCTCGTCGCCAGGATGCCAGCCTGCGGGCGTTAGCGCGTCGCCTCTCGACGCCCGTTGAAGCGCTTGCACCGTGCGCAGCATCTCCTCGACCGATCGGCCGACGTTCATCGGATACCAGTTGGTCGCCCGGACCACGCCTTCGGGGTCGACGAAGTAGGTCGCCCGCACCGCGGCGGAGTCGGTCGCCGCAGCATCAAGCATTCCATAGGCACGTCCGACCGCCATCGAAGGGTCTTCCACGACCGGAAACGGCACCTCGACGCCCGAGAGTTCGTGGATCGCGCGCATCCAGGCGACATGGCTGTAGAGGCTGTCGACCGACAGGCCGAGCAGCGCGCAGTCGATCGCCTCGAATGTCGGCGCTGCCTTGGCGAGCGCGATGAACTCGCTGGTACAGACCGGCGTGAAGTCGGCCGGGTGAGAAAAGAACAGGAGCCAGCGCCCGCGATACTGATCGAGGCTGACCTCCCCCATCGTCGTGCGTGCGGTGAAATTGGGGGCGGGATCGCCGATGCGAAGCGGTCGAGGCAGGGGGGCAGGTTCGTCCATCGCGTCGGACATGGCAGCCGAAGGTTGTTGACGCAAGAGCATTACAAACATACATAAAGGATGATTTGTTAGGAGTCGTAAGTGTCTGGTGGTCGTCATCTCGAACAGGTCGCCGCGCAGCGGAACGGCAGCATCCACGTCCGCGACGGCTTCGACGAGGATGCCTTCGTCGCGATACGCTCGGCGCGCGACGCGACGCTCTCGTCACCGCGGCCGATGCTGCCCGCGATCCAGGTCGATATGCGTGCCGGTCGCCTGCCTGGGCCGGAGGCCAACGGCACCCGCTATCTCCGCATGCCGCTGAACACGCCCTGATGCCGGGCTTTCCCCATGCCATGCCGCTGCATGGCCTCGCCGGCGGGTTGATGATCGGCCTTGCCGCGGCGCTCATGCTGCTCGTCAACGGACGGGTCGCCGGATGCAGCGGTCTGTTCGCGCGCGCGACCGGCCTTACCGGAGAGGGCGTGCCACGTGGCATCGCGCTGGCGTTTGCGATCGGTCTGCCGATCGGCGCCGCGATCATCCTCCTCACCTTGGGCGTTCGAGCCCACTTCCCGTCATCGCTCGTCTTGCTGGCGGTAGCCGGCGTCGTTGTCGGGTTCGGCACACGGCTAGGCTCCGGCTGCACCAGCGGCCACGGCGTCGTCGGCATGGCGCGGCTCTCGCCGCGTTCGATGGCGGCGACAGCGACATTCATGGGGTTCGGGATCGCAACGGCGACGATCATGCGACTGAGCGGGGTGGCGCTGTGAGCCGACAGACGCTGGTCGCACTTGCCAGCGGCATGCTGTTCGGCGCGGGGCTGGCGATCTCGGGCATGACCGATCCAGCGCGCGTCAGCGCGTTCCTCGACGTGGGTGGCTCCTGGGATCCGACGCTCGCCTTCGTGATGGGCGGAGCCTTGCTCCCGATGGCGGCCGCTTGGGCGCTCGTGCGACGGCGCGGCCGCCCGCTCGTCGCGGACGCCTTTCATCTGCCGTCAACCACACCGATCGATGCTCGCCTGCTTGGGGGTGCGGCTCTGTTCGGGATCGGCTGGGGCGTCGCGGGTCTGTGTCCCGGCCCGGCCGTCGCCGCGCTCGCCGTGGCGCCGGTCCCGGCGCTCGTATTTTGCGTGGGCATGACGACCGGGTTCGTCCTTTTCCGTCTTCTGCCAGCCCCGCCATCGAAAGGAAGCAGCATGGAGTTCACGCATCTTGCCGATAACTTCGCCGTCTCGGCGCAACTCGACGTCGCCGATGTCGAAC
The sequence above is drawn from the Sphingomonas adhaesiva genome and encodes:
- a CDS encoding putative quinol monooxygenase yields the protein MHALFLTHSSTPGRRDELEAVWRRHMMPAIDANDGHLVYIYSFGTDPDTVGAFQLYRSKEDADAFVQSPAYLAYLNEARPLLAHDPDVTILEPRWVKGA
- a CDS encoding sigma factor, with the translated sequence MVAFEAARPAMFGIAYRMLGTHADAEDVLQDVFIRWSEADRHSIQNPAAWLTTVCTRRSIDVVRLVARARTDYVGPWLPEPLAGATMEEPQELSFALETAFLLLLQRASPSVRNLPEIDAPEQLLVDFVAFRAVMRETSAHRATEPSQDAFSPYVAVEGRGPVPQDKRRSRIVGE
- a CDS encoding putative immunity protein — encoded protein: MCAYLSAMADAAKVYHSLDACRAVEGYAAQCACSVLPVFDRRYPHDRRPHDAIAAARLFAGGAGRTKLLRDRAWSALRAAGEAADHGEPAASEAARAPVAAAGAAYLHPLATATQVKHILGSAAHAVRAIELSSPDTAEMHLAMLAGLAPPQVSGILRRYPEAPLKGGRVGELIREFDAALR
- a CDS encoding GntR family transcriptional regulator; this encodes MNAGATTERVHDAIRRLILTRVVRPGTRLDPAVLADRLATSATPVREALNQLCGAGLVDARPGGGFHVPMIDAPALADLYRWNEDVIGIILRSAAGRIAAHAANGGQADDDATATGALVERLARASRNEEHLRAVRDINARLHAVRLVEAGLIADTRDEIAHLSAATDRGDVAALRIRWRQYHRRRRRMVAEIVRALLRS
- a CDS encoding ArsR/SmtB family transcription factor — protein: MSLDRAQADAMVERLRTLAQPQRLMILASLLDGEQAVGEIEAATGIGQPALSQQLAELRRAALVVTRREARQIHYRIADDQAEEWVRALFAALGAARPVAKVTPASAKRAVTPAYLFGAASFARVG
- a CDS encoding peroxiredoxin: MSDAMDEPAPLPRPLRIGDPAPNFTARTTMGEVSLDQYRGRWLLFFSHPADFTPVCTSEFIALAKAAPTFEAIDCALLGLSVDSLYSHVAWMRAIHELSGVEVPFPVVEDPSMAVGRAYGMLDAAATDSAAVRATYFVDPEGVVRATNWYPMNVGRSVEEMLRTVQALQRASRGDALTPAGWHPGDEVLSPPALPVDGEANWFHRLRPDT
- a CDS encoding YeeE/YedE family protein, whose product is MPGFPHAMPLHGLAGGLMIGLAAALMLLVNGRVAGCSGLFARATGLTGEGVPRGIALAFAIGLPIGAAIILLTLGVRAHFPSSLVLLAVAGVVVGFGTRLGSGCTSGHGVVGMARLSPRSMAATATFMGFGIATATIMRLSGVAL
- a CDS encoding DUF6691 family protein translates to MSRQTLVALASGMLFGAGLAISGMTDPARVSAFLDVGGSWDPTLAFVMGGALLPMAAAWALVRRRGRPLVADAFHLPSTTPIDARLLGGAALFGIGWGVAGLCPGPAVAALAVAPVPALVFCVGMTTGFVLFRLLPAPPSKGSSMEFTHLADNFAVSAQLDVADVERARRAGFRSIIANRLDGEDARQPSAAQIAAEATRLGLAFAHIPIGFTQAGDADADAMARAMRELPKPILAYCRTGTRSAALWALGLAPDSEPGELVRRAAAAGHKITALMPSLRRRAGGR